CTCCAATTTAGCCATATAGGGTTCAAGCCCTATCAGGCGACCGTGCGTAATTTTAAGGAAATGAAAGTCACCCTGGAGGAGCAGGAATCGACTTTGGAGGAAGTGGTATTGACCGGATATCAGACGATCGAAAAAAAACTGTCCACCGGTTCTATTGTTACGCTAAAAGGAAAGGATGTCGCTGAGCCAAACGTACCCAACATTGCGTCGATGCTACAGGGTAAAGTACCGGGGCTGTCTGTCGAGACTTTGTCCGGAAGTCCGAATTCCATTCCCCGCATGCGGATGCGGGGAACCTCCACCCTGATCGGGAATGCCAATCCGATTTGGGTCGTGAATGGAATCGTCCGAGAAAATCCAACGGATATGAATCCCGATAATCCGATGGGGTTAAATCCTAACTTTTTCGATACATATCTTCGTTCGGGGACTACGCTTGCGAGTGCTGACCTGATGGGAAATTCGATCGGCGGGATCAATATTAATGATGTAGAGAGCATCAGCTTTTTAAAAGATGCCGCCGCAACAGCTTTATATGGTGTAAAGGCCGCCAATGGCGTGATCCTGATCACGACAAAAAAGGGAAAGGCCGGACCGAGTATTTTAAACTATACTACCTCATTGGGTTTTGTGCAGAAGCCCTCCTATAAACACCTCAATCTGATGAATTCCAAAGAACGTGTCCAGCTTTCCCGGGAGCTTATCAGTGAAGGGCTTCTATTTCAGGACATGCCGGTGGATTTAGGTTATGAAAGCGAATATTTAAACCTGATCAATGGCCGTATTACAGAGGATGTGTTCCATGATCGCGTACGGAAAATGGAAACCCTGAATACCGATTGGTTCGATCTCCTGTTTCGGAATAGCTTCAATCAGTCCCATACAGTTAATCTTTCCGGAGGTTCGGACAAGACTACCTTTTACTCCTCACTCAATTACAGAGATAATAAAGGAGCCGCCAAAAATGATACACGCAAATCCTTTGGGGGATCGATATCGCTTAATTCAAAGCTCAATGAAAAATTAACTATTGGTTTTGAATTAATGGGCGACTATGCGAAATCGGTCGGTTATAGTGCACAGGTCATAAACCCGATGACCTATGCATTAACGACGAGCAGAACAATACCATCAGATCTGTTTTATGAATCCAAGCTTCCTATTTTTGGTAATCAACCCTCATTTACGACAGCCCCATTACATTTCAACGCTTTAAATGAGATCGATCAGTCGGGCAATTTGACAAAAACCGTATTCTTGAACAGTGCGTTAAATTTGGGGTATAAAATCTCTGATGATTTACATTTGAGTTCGATATTGAGCGGGAATTTTAGCACGCAAAACTCCGAGCAGTATTCCACCGAGCGTACTTTTGATGTGGCGAAGGTAAGAGGTTACGATTATGGATCGGTTGTGCCCGGAGGACTGGAAGAGACATATTCACCTTTACCTTTTGGAGGTATTTTGGATCATCGAAATTCAAATTTGTATGGTTATTCATGGCGCAATACATTGGCTTATAAACGTAAGCTCTTTAATGACCGTGATCAACTGGATATTACCTTGGGCCAGGAGCTGAATAGTACCAAGCGGGAAGGGTATAACCAATACCAATATGGTTACCTCAAAGATCGTGGTGAAGGTTTTGCACAACTTCCAATTTATTATCCCTGGATGATCCAACGCAGGGAAAATAAAATCGATAATTTTCTTTCCGGATTCATCGCCGCTAGTTATGCCTATAAGGAGAAGTATGTTGTAAGTGGTAGCTTGCGTACAGATGCGTCAAACCGCTTTGGCCAATACACCAACAGTAGGTTTTTGCCAGCCTGGAGTGTATCGGGGCGGTGGAATGTCTCGGATGAACCTTGGTTACAAAACAGTAAAATAATAGACAATTTAAGTTTAAGTGCATCCTATGGCTGGCGGGGAAATGCAGTGACAAGTGTTGGTCCGGACCTGATTCTGCAAATATCCGATTTAGGAGGACCATTGAGCCTTATCGCAAATGAATATCAGTTGAGCATGCGATCATTGGCCTATCCGAATTTGCGCTGGGAACGGTCAGTAGACAATAATGTTGCCATTAATTTTGGCCTATTTCGTTCATTAATTAATATTGATGCTCAATTCTATGCCAGAAAGACCCACGATGCAATTATAGACTTAAATGTACCCTTTGAATATGGTGTTTCGTCCATGTATATCAATGGTGGGACGCTTACAAACAAAGGAATGGATCTAAGTGTCTCCCTGAAGTTGATACGTAAACAAGATTGGACCTGGACAATTTCCGGAAATACCTCCAAAAATAGGAATAACCTGACAAAAGGAAGTGATATCGCCGCTTATTCCCTTACAGACCACTTAAATGGCCAGGCTAGGCTTGCCGGTCAGCCGCTCGGGACTTTTTATGTCTTCGATTTTAAAGGACTAGATCCCGGGAATGGAACACCCCGGTATAAGGTGGTTGATGATGTTGAGGATCCGACAAAACTTGGCATGTACGACTATCTGATCAAAGCCGGAACAAAGAATTATCCGTTGACCGGTGGGCTAGGTACAACCATCAGGTATCGCAATTTGTCGCTATCCATGAGTTTTACATTTGGTCTGGGCGCACATAAACTCCGGAATCCATTGTTTAATGGTCAGGATTTTCAATATGCACCTAAACCAGATCAAAATGTGCAAAGGTGGCTATTGGATCGCTGGCGGAAACCTGGCGATGAATTGCACACGAATATCCCGCGTTTTGCCGATCGGCTGGGCGATCAGCGGATAGATGTCGGTGGCCGTATACTGAGTCGCTATATGATATATGATTATTCAACGGTACAATTGTCAAAGGCTGATTATCTTAAATGTCGGAGGCTTCAGCTTAATTATGCTTTACCGCATTCAGTGTTACAGCCGATGCATCTATCACAAGCTTCGGTGACTTTTAGTATGAGCAATGTCTTTACAATAGCCAGCAAGGAATGGAAGGGACAGGATCCCGAAATACTGGGTGTGGGTAGCAGCGCGTTGCCCCAATTGCCTACCTATGATTTAAGTATTAACGTTTCATTTTAAAAATTAAGTCATGAAACATACTATAATATTATTTGCTGTCGGCTTATCTATGCTGGCAAGCTCATGTTCGAAGTTTTTGGAGGAATCCACACAATCCGAGCTGATACCACGTTCCGCCGAAACGCTCAATGAATATCTTCTGGGAGATGCCTACCCGAATATGTTTGAAATAAATCCTTTGGAGATGTACATGAATGATGATATCGAGATGATCGCCTTTGTCACGACGACAGCGACCCATCGGATATATTCTTGGCAACCGGATATGGTTGAGTCAGGGGTGGGAGCTGGCGCCAATCAATCCTCTTGGAAAACTATCTATGCCGCTATTCAAGCCTGTAATACCACCCTGGATTACTTGCCGAAAGTGACGGGAACGGAGGCTTTCAAGAGTTATGTTGCCGGACAGGCAAAGCTCTTACGTGCCTTCTATTATTTTAACCTGGTCAATATCTATGGGCTGCCCTATAACGACAAACTAAGTGATCCCAAAACCAATTTAGGCGTCCCGTTATTGTTGTCGGGCGGTGTCGAGACCACCTTGAAGACACGCAATACCGTCGCTGAGATATACAGCCAGATCGAAAAGGACCTGAACGAAGGGACTGCACTTATTGATCAAAGTAAACAAGCACATAGCAAATATCGATTTGGTAGTGCCGCTGCGCATTTATTGGCCTCCCGTGTGTATCTCTATATGGAAAAATGGGACGAGGTGATCAAGCATACCGACCCCTTGCTGAATGGGCCTTATCAGCTGATGGACCTGCGCACTTGGGGACAAGTGAATCCACTGGAAAAACCTGTTATCAGCGCGAGTAACCCCGAAACAATCTGGGCATTTGGACTTAGAGGAGACGTGATCATGCAGGATACAGCCGCTTATCGCATGCCTATGGAGTTAAGAAACAGTTATAGCGAAGGCGACCTTCGCCATGGTGTCTATTGGGCTAATGGTGTAACCAAAAAATTGCACATTGGCGATTTTGGGTTGAAAAGTGCACAGGCCTTTCGTCTTTCAGAGGCTTATCTTAATCGGGCAGAAGCGTTGGCTCAATTGTATAAACAAGGAAACGCAGATGCGGGACAAAAATGTGTCAACTTGATCAATGGCTTGCGTGAAAAGAGGTTTCAGACCGATAGATATACGCCCTGGAAATTAGAACATATTGCTAACGATATTTTGCAATATATACGAGACGAACGGCGTAGAGAGCTCTACAGTGAAGGGGGGCGATGGTTTGATTTACGCCGTTATGGAATGCCCCGTATTCAGCATACATTTTTCACCTCGACGGCACAAAATGAAAATTACATCTTAGAGGAGCGAGATCCGAGTTATGTTCAGCCTATACCGCTACGGGTCATTGATTTGAATCCCAAGATAATTCAAAATCCATTATCCCCAATTCGTCAACCTAAAAATTAATTGTCATGCGAAACAAAATTAGATTACTTTTCGTCAGTCTTCTGGTTGTAATGATATTAGGATCCTGCAAGAAAGAGCTGCTGAAAGCTGATGATTCCCAGCCAATGTATATCTTGCCACAAGGTGATCATGCTTTTGACCAATATATTGTCGATTTTCATCAGAAATATGGAACCTACATTTTATATAAATTTAATGACGCCGATTTCCGCTGGGACTTTACCCGAAATATTCCTTTTGTGGGTACAGCAGGGGATCCAGAACGTGTAGCCGCCAGCTTAACATTTCTGAAAGATGAGTTCTTTGGTTTCTATGCCGAGGATCTTTTCAAAAAAATGGTTCCCTATAAAATTATGCTATGCAAGAAAATCACTCCTTTGGAACCTTCCTCCGAGGTACCGTTAGCGGGATTGGCAGATGCAGTCTGGTCGCAGAGCCACATTGCATTTGGACATGTTGACAAGCGATGGGATGACTTTTCAGAACAACAGAAAAAACAGGCCAAAGGAGCGATTCACGGTGCCTTCTGGGCTGCCGCTGCTGCAGGAAATAAAATCCAAATTGCGCCCGATTTTATCGAGGGCATCCCTTACAGCTACTTGCACGAAAACAATTATAAAATGTATGGGGTTTTTGCGGTTCCAACTAACCAATATAAAGACTTATATGAGTATATATCTCGTATCACAAGCCATACCAAAGCCGAATTAGAAGAGAAATTTTTCACCCCCAAATTCGACCCCACGGGCGTATATCAAAGAAAGTACAATGATTTGATTTCCTTCTACAAAATCAACTATAAAATCGATCTGCAAGCCATTGGAGATGCCAAGCTGCATGAATTACTAAAGAAAAACAACTGAACATGAGTATTTTAAAAGTGAGCCATTTATCACATAAATATGCTTTGAACTGGGCCATACGTGATATCAATATAGAAGTCAACCAAACTGGGATCGTCGGACTGCTGGGATCAAATGGTGCCGGCAAGTCGACGACCATGAACATTATCTGCGGAGCACTGAACCAGACCGAAGGAACAGTGCTGATCAATGGGATCGACCTGCGGGAAGAGCCACTCCGTGCCAAACAGCAGATCGGGTTTCTGCCGCAGATCCTGCCTTTGTATACTGATCTGACCGTAGATGAATACCTGCGTTATACCGCCGAATTGCGTTTAATGAAATCCAGCGAGATTACTGCGGCCGTTGGAGAGGTGAAAGAAAAATGCCAGATCAGTCATTTTAGCAACCGTCTGATCAAAAATCTTTCCGGAGGGTACAAACAGCGTGTCGGCATCGCGCAATCCATTATCCACAAACCCAGCCTGGTCGTGATGGATGAGCCAACAAACGGGCTGGATCCCAATCAATTGATCGAAGTACGTAAGTTGATCCGCGAAATTGCGCAAGACCGCACGGTATTGCTTTCCTCACACGTGATGAGTGAGATTCATGTCCTGTGCCGGGATGTTATCATGATTGAAGGCGGGCGGGTTATTTTTTCGGATACCATGGATGCCTTTAATAATTACCTGCAGCCACAGAGCCTGTTGATCCACTTGGAGAACCCGCCAGTATCTGGCGCACTACAAGCCGTTGATGGGGTGACCAAAATAGACTTCCTGAGCGAAAAACAGGTACGCGTTTTCTTTGACCAGGGCGAGGATATCGCCGAACGCCTCGTTGCTGCAAGTGTGGAACAGGGCTGGCGACTGAGGGAGATCAGCATGGAAAAAGGTGTACTGGAGGATGTGTTTAAGCAGCTCTCGAGCCAAGCAAATTAATTGGGAAAATTTAATACACAATAATTGCCTGTTAATTGAAATACCCCTTGGTTGAAAAGCACAGCCATGACGTGAAAATAAGCCGGGTATTCCATATGGCCTTTAAAATATATCGCTATGAAACTTATATGCAAGATTGCGCAAAATGAAATCCGTAATCTTTTTTACTCGCCCGTCGCCTGGTTCTTAGGAATCGCTTTTTGGGTCCTCTGTGCTTTTACCTTTACGGATAGCCTGGTTCGGATGGTCAATATTCAGGAAGTCAGCATTGAAAATAATCCTGCTTTCGAAGGTTTTCTGTGGGCTTCCCTGACCAATATCATTTTAATTCAGGGGGCGCTCTTTTCGACCGTGATCAGCAATCTCTATTTCTTTCTGCCCCTGTTGACGATGGGACTCATTAGCCGAGAGTTAAATAACGGAACGATCAAGCTGCTCCACTCCTCTCCTGTCAAGCCCATACACATTGTGCTCGGTAAATACCTGGCAATCGTATTTTATTGTGTTTGCCTGTTGGGGATCCTGAGCATCTTTTTGGTCATCAGCTTATTCACCATCATGAACGTCGATGGCGGTATTGTGCTCTCAGCGTTATTGGCTTTATTTCTATTAATCTGTACCTACGCCGCAATAGGCATCTTTATGAGCTGCCTCAGTACGTATCAGATTGTTTCGGGTGTAGCGACATTCCTACTGATCTTTGCCTTATCCGCCATTGGACAACTCTGGCAGGAATATGATTTTGTGCGCGAGCTGACCTATTTCCTATCCATAGGTGGCCGCACGGAGCGTATGCTAAAAGGCCTCATTACCACGAGCGACATCATTTACTTTCTATTGATCATTATGATGTTTGTGTCATTTACCTATTTTAAGGTCAGAGGCGCAACCGAATCAAAACCCTGGGCAAAAGCCTCGTCGCGGTATGCCCTTGTGGTTGTGATCGTTCTCGCATTTGGATATATCTCATCCAGACCTGCTTGCATCGTTTATTGGGACGTGACAAGAAATGATGTGAATACCATCCACCCCAAGGTACAGGATATCCTCCATAAATTTGATAAAAGCTCTCCCTTAAAGGTCACCTTATATGTCAATTTGCTGGACAATAGTATCGGTAGAGGCGGAACACCGGATCAAAGAAAAGGCTACGAAATGAACCTCTGGGAAGGCTATGTCCGATTTAAACCCGATATGCAATTCGATTATGTCTATTACTACGATGTGATGCCCGGTGATAGCAGCCTGTATAAACAGTATCCTAACAAATCGCTCAAACAGATTGCCGAAATCGTAGGGAAAATAATCCGTGTCAATCCCGACCGGTTTATTTCACCGGAGGAAATCCGTAAACGCATCGATCTGACGGCTGAAAATAAGCGTGTTGTGATGCACCTGGAATACAAAGATAAGAAGACCTTCCTGCGGACCTATGATGACGGCATGTTTTGGCCAGATCAGATGAATATGGCTGCTGCTTTCAAGCGCTTGTTGCAAGACGACCTCCCTAAGGTACTTTTTACCAGCGGCAATCTCGAACGCAGTATCTATAAGACCGGAGAGCGGGAGTACAACTACCTTTCACGGGATATCAGCAATCGAAAGGCTTTGATCAATATGGGCTTTGACAGTGACACCATCGATCTGGATCGTCAAGACATCCCCAAGGGCATCGCGGCCTTGGTCATAGCAGACCCAAAAACAAGCTTGAGTACATTAAAACAACAGAAAATACGTACATACATCAATAATGGTGGACATACCATGTTGATCGGGGAGCCGGGAAAACAGGACCTAATGAATCCTTTGCTTAACGATCTGGGTGTCCAGTTTAGTCCGGGGACACTTGTTGAAGTGACGCCGAATGAAACTCCCGATATGATACGCCCAATGATTACAAAAGAAGGATTTAGCCTGAGCGATCAATATCAGATCGAGCGGGAGCGCTTGCGGATCGGCAAGCCGGTAGGCCAAGGTTCCATTGCAATGCCCGGAATGGTGGAAGTGTCCCTGACAGGGAAAACAGACTTCAAGCCGTTGCAGATTTTGACAACGGACCCGCAGCGCAAAGCATACAATACAATAAATAAGCTGATTGTTGACTCGGTCCCGCCTGTATTTACGCCGGCCCGCGGTGATACACAAAAGGAAAGTTACACAGCCATGCTTGGTCTGTCACGCAAAAAAGGTGATACTGAGCAGCGTATCCTTATCACCGGAGATGGAGATTTTCTATCCAAATTAAGGCAAGGTGGAGGCATGTTTTCATTGGCCATGTTCAGCTGGCTGGACAATAACCGCCTACCGGTATATGTCGTCCCACCCGAGCCAATAGATATATTCTTCACGATATCAAATGCAACAGCGATCACTATCCGTGTTGTGACGTTATATATTATGCCAGCACTGTTATTGCTCACGGGTATTGTGATATTAATTAGACGTAAACGTAAATAAACGGAGATTATGCTACTAGAAACAGATGTACAGACCCTAGAAGATCTACGGATCTTTGGAAAAAGGGACCAGTCAGGAATTTTCGAAATCTACAATAAAACACGTACGCGCGGAGGTGAAAATCTCCTGCGCGACCTGTTTCGCCAGCCATCAGCAGATCAGAAAACGATAGCCGATCGCGTGGCCATTTTCACCTATTTCTCCCAACAGCAGGTCGCCTTTCCTTTTGATCCGGCGATGTTTGATTTAACGGAAAAATATATTCGAAATCGCTCGGTATCCACAAGGGCCAGCAGCCAGGGCTTGGGCGAGCGCGACATCCAGAATGGTGTGTCGGCCATTATCCAGTTCTTGAACGGGCTGCGAAACTTTATGGAGACCGAAGCAATGGTCAAAGCAACAGTTTACGCTACGCAGCGGAGTGCTATCTGTGCGATTCTGAATGAGGCAGTATTTGCGCCTGTATTTAGAGAGCATGCCGGTGGCAAAGTAGCTTTCTCAGCGATAGCGGCTTATGATCTGCTTTTTCGAACTAAGATATATGCACAGATTGAATCTTTGTTAAATCAGGTTTATTTACTGGATGTGTATCTAGCGATTGCAGGCATCGCCAGGGAGCGCAATTTCACACTCCCCTCTGTACACGCGAAGGGAACCCGGATACTGAAAATTGAGGGGCTCTATCATCCGGAGCTGAAGCAGCCCGTAGCCAACGATGTGACGATGACGGGTACGATGAGCCTGACCCTATTGACAGGTGCGAATATGGCTGGCAAAAGTACTTTTCTAAGATCCATTGGAACGGCAGTATATCTCGCACATATGGGGTTTCCAATTGCTGCAAAAGCCATTGATATTTCGGTCATGGACGGATTATATACTACGATCAACTTACCGGACAACTTGGGTATCGGTGCAAGTCATTTCTACGCAGAGGTACTGCGGGTCAAGAAAATAGCAGCTGAACTGGGCAAAGGCAGATCGCTATTCGTCATTTTTGACGAGCTGTTTCGCGGCACCAATGTCAAAGACGCACATGAAGCGACAGTAGAAGTTGCCAGGGCATTTGCCCGAAAAGATACAAGCCGATTTATTATTTCGTCACATATTGTGGAGGCAGCCGAGCAATTGAGCCAAGTGAACGGAGTCAATTTTTGGTACCTGCCCACACGGATGGAGGGGACTAAGCCGGTCTATACCTATACCCTGGAGCCCGGGGTCACCAACGATCGGCATGGGATGCTCATTATTCAAAATGAAGGTATCCTGGATATCCTAAAAAACGGAAAGAAGAAATTGGGAACGCCCAAATTGGAAAAAACGATATAACGAGAACGATGAATAAATTTAAAATAGATAAACAAACCCTCGACGAACTTAATCTGTTGGGAAAATTTAGATCGGGCACCATCTACAATTTATTTAATCAGGTACAGACCAGAGGTGGTGAGCAACTGCTGGATGAGATGTTTCACAACCCACTGACCGATAGGCAGGCGATCAATGACCGAAGTGCTGTATTCCAATTTTTTCAGCAGCAGGATGTTGTATTTGACTTAGACCGCCAATCGATGGCAACTATACAGGAGTATCTGGACACCAGTTCTTTTGGAAGCAAAACATTGGTCTATGGGGCGGCTGTATTACACAAACTATTGGCCGGCCTGACCCGTGACGATCGGTATAAGAAGAATGTGCAGGGACTCCAGGCTGTCATTCAGCTACTGAATACCATAAAAGCAATAATGCTCGAGCTCAAAGGAGCGCTCGGTCCCTTTAAAGAAAGATTCCAAGAGGTCGAGGCATTATTGGCCAACCCCTATCTGGCCAAATTGGCTCAGATGGACATTTATCAGGCCTTACCCCTGGGTGTATTGGCTTTTTACGAACATCTGCTCAAAGGTAAGTTATTGACTAGTTTGGAGTCGCTGCTGCTATTTGTGTATGAAGTGGATGTCTACCAGTCCGTCGCAAAAACTGCGGAAGCCCATCATTTCACTTATGCCAAAGCACTGCCGGAAACGGAAAATAGCCTGCGTTGCGAAAATCTGAAACACCCCTGTATTCCCGGCGCCATAGGAAATGATCTGTTCTTGCATGAGTCGAGCAATGTCCTGTTTCTTACCGGAGCGAATATGGCCGGAAAATCTACCTGGATGAAATCATTGGGAATAGGACTCTACCTGGCACACATGGGATTTCCGGTGGCTGCGGACAGCCTAGAATTTTCAGTGCGCGAGGGCTTGTATTCGTCGATCAATGTAGCCGACAATATCGGACTTGGTTACAGCCATTTTTACGCCGAAGTAATCCGTGTTAAAGAGGCGGCCTTAGCGGCTGCAAGCGGAGCCCGGCTCCTACTGATCTTTGATGAACTATTTAAGGGGACAAACGTGAAGGATGCTTATGATGGTACGCTGGCCGTGACAAGCGAGTTTGCCGAGTATGAAGCTTGCCTGTTTGTGGTGTCCACACATATCATCGAAGTGGGTGAAGAACTCCAGTCTGTAGAAAATATACAATTTCGTTATATGCCAACCGTGCTGGAAAATAATATCCCACGTTATACTTACCGTCTGGAGGAGGGTATTACAGCGGATCGGCAGGGTATGATGATCATCCGGAATGAGCGCATTTTGGAGATGATGGAAACTTAAAATGGGGTATTAGGTAGGTCAGCAGAGCGGATACAAAAAAGATATAATTGATCATTCTGATTTTAATTTAATTTCTATGAATACTTCGTATATTGGTATGGTTAAACCTATGGAAATTATGTATAATTCTTTAGAAGAGAAGGAGAATCAGCATGCTTCCGAAGTCCCTATAATGCTTTCGGAGCAGCTATTGAACAAGTTTTTTGATGAACATTATTCTTTTCTTTGCCAAGTTGCCATGCATGTTGTTGACGACGTTGAGGCGGCCAAGGATATTGTGCAGAATTTCTTTTTATATTGTTGGGAAAAAAAATCCCGTTTGAAAATTCAGGGCAATTTGAAATCCTATGCCTATCGTTCGGTGCGCAACTCATCATTAAATTATTTGAAACGCTTGACAAAGGTAAACTACGATAGTGAATATATCTTTACTGAAGCAGTAAAGATACCCTTGGATTCAGAAAAAGAACGGCATGCCATTGAAGATAAACGCGACAAGATGCTATGGGATACCATTGCACAAATGCCCGATAAACGGAAAGAGATCTTTTTATTAAGCCAAAGGGAGGGCTTGACTTACGTTCAGATCGCTAAGAACCTGGATATTTCAGTGAATACGGTGAAAACACATATTAAACTGGCCTATGTTTTTCTTCGATCAGAATGTAAGTGGTTGGTGGTTGTTATTGGTTGGTTGTTAATCTAAATAGAGAAGATATGAAAGATGATCATATTGATTGGGACAAGTTGTTGGCACAGCTTAACGCCAAGGAGCATCAAAATATGGATGAGTTATCCAAGGAGGAAGTGGACATGCTTTTATTCTCTGAAGAGGTCCGCTTTAAATTGAGAAAAAAACAAGCTAATGAGCAATTTCCTGTACACGAGGGAAAACTTGAATTTTCCCGGCGAAAAAAACGGCACAGGCTTTTGCAATTTTTGCCCTATGCTGCGGCGCTGCTGATTTGCCTGGGAGCAGGCATATGGATGCTAAACCGCAATATGGCACCTGTCGATAACGCAAAGGAATCAGTATGGGCGGGCAATCCGTCCAAAAAAATTACATTGCAAAGAGCTGATGGCGAGAAAATAGCGATTGATACACAACATCAGCAGCTGGATGAAAATGGAAACACTGTCCTGATCAACAACGGCGAAATAAGCTACCTGGGGCAAAAATCTGATCAAAGATCGACAACTACGCTTGCATTAAACCGACTGGATGTACCCTACGGCCTTCAGACGAAAGTAGAACTGGCCGATGGGACAAAAGTCTGGGTAAATTCGGGGACTTCATTTAGCTATCCGATTGCTTTCTCTGCGGATAAAAGGGAGGTATATGTGCAGGGTGAAGCCTATTTTGACGTGGCGCATGATCCCAACAAACCCTTTGTGGTCCATTGCGGTAAGGTGGGCGTTAAAGTCCTGGGCACGGCTTTTGGCGTCAATACATTTGGTAATACCGTAGTGACCGCATTGGTGCGGGGGAAAGTGGAGCTACAGGTCAATGGTCAATCGCAACAGCTCATACCCGGTAATGTTGGAAAATATAACAATGACTCCAATAAGCTCTATCTATCCGATGACCCTGTCCGTGATTGGGTAGCCTGGAAGGATCATGTGCTCTATTTTGATGACATGACGCTGGGCGAGATTGCTGAGAGGTTGACAAGACTGTACGATTATCGCTTTGTATTTGATGATCCGGCACTGAAGGAACTACGATTTACCATCGATATCGAGCAGACTACAGCCATACAGACGGTATTGAAATACCTACAGGCGAGTGTGCAAAACGTTGATTTTAAAGTGGTCGG
The window above is part of the Sphingobacterium sp. ML3W genome. Proteins encoded here:
- a CDS encoding FecR domain-containing protein; this translates as MKDDHIDWDKLLAQLNAKEHQNMDELSKEEVDMLLFSEEVRFKLRKKQANEQFPVHEGKLEFSRRKKRHRLLQFLPYAAALLICLGAGIWMLNRNMAPVDNAKESVWAGNPSKKITLQRADGEKIAIDTQHQQLDENGNTVLINNGEISYLGQKSDQRSTTTLALNRLDVPYGLQTKVELADGTKVWVNSGTSFSYPIAFSADKREVYVQGEAYFDVAHDPNKPFVVHCGKVGVKVLGTAFGVNTFGNTVVTALVRGKVELQVNGQSQQLIPGNVGKYNNDSNKLYLSDDPVRDWVAWKDHVLYFDDMTLGEIAERLTRLYDYRFVFDDPALKELRFTIDIEQTTAIQTVLKYLQASVQNVDFKVVGREVHVMEVK
- a CDS encoding DNA mismatch repair protein, which translates into the protein MLLETDVQTLEDLRIFGKRDQSGIFEIYNKTRTRGGENLLRDLFRQPSADQKTIADRVAIFTYFSQQQVAFPFDPAMFDLTEKYIRNRSVSTRASSQGLGERDIQNGVSAIIQFLNGLRNFMETEAMVKATVYATQRSAICAILNEAVFAPVFREHAGGKVAFSAIAAYDLLFRTKIYAQIESLLNQVYLLDVYLAIAGIARERNFTLPSVHAKGTRILKIEGLYHPELKQPVANDVTMTGTMSLTLLTGANMAGKSTFLRSIGTAVYLAHMGFPIAAKAIDISVMDGLYTTINLPDNLGIGASHFYAEVLRVKKIAAELGKGRSLFVIFDELFRGTNVKDAHEATVEVARAFARKDTSRFIISSHIVEAAEQLSQVNGVNFWYLPTRMEGTKPVYTYTLEPGVTNDRHGMLIIQNEGILDILKNGKKKLGTPKLEKTI
- a CDS encoding Gldg family protein; the protein is MKLICKIAQNEIRNLFYSPVAWFLGIAFWVLCAFTFTDSLVRMVNIQEVSIENNPAFEGFLWASLTNIILIQGALFSTVISNLYFFLPLLTMGLISRELNNGTIKLLHSSPVKPIHIVLGKYLAIVFYCVCLLGILSIFLVISLFTIMNVDGGIVLSALLALFLLICTYAAIGIFMSCLSTYQIVSGVATFLLIFALSAIGQLWQEYDFVRELTYFLSIGGRTERMLKGLITTSDIIYFLLIIMMFVSFTYFKVRGATESKPWAKASSRYALVVVIVLAFGYISSRPACIVYWDVTRNDVNTIHPKVQDILHKFDKSSPLKVTLYVNLLDNSIGRGGTPDQRKGYEMNLWEGYVRFKPDMQFDYVYYYDVMPGDSSLYKQYPNKSLKQIAEIVGKIIRVNPDRFISPEEIRKRIDLTAENKRVVMHLEYKDKKTFLRTYDDGMFWPDQMNMAAAFKRLLQDDLPKVLFTSGNLERSIYKTGEREYNYLSRDISNRKALINMGFDSDTIDLDRQDIPKGIAALVIADPKTSLSTLKQQKIRTYINNGGHTMLIGEPGKQDLMNPLLNDLGVQFSPGTLVEVTPNETPDMIRPMITKEGFSLSDQYQIERERLRIGKPVGQGSIAMPGMVEVSLTGKTDFKPLQILTTDPQRKAYNTINKLIVDSVPPVFTPARGDTQKESYTAMLGLSRKKGDTEQRILITGDGDFLSKLRQGGGMFSLAMFSWLDNNRLPVYVVPPEPIDIFFTISNATAITIRVVTLYIMPALLLLTGIVILIRRKRK
- a CDS encoding DNA mismatch repair protein — protein: MNKFKIDKQTLDELNLLGKFRSGTIYNLFNQVQTRGGEQLLDEMFHNPLTDRQAINDRSAVFQFFQQQDVVFDLDRQSMATIQEYLDTSSFGSKTLVYGAAVLHKLLAGLTRDDRYKKNVQGLQAVIQLLNTIKAIMLELKGALGPFKERFQEVEALLANPYLAKLAQMDIYQALPLGVLAFYEHLLKGKLLTSLESLLLFVYEVDVYQSVAKTAEAHHFTYAKALPETENSLRCENLKHPCIPGAIGNDLFLHESSNVLFLTGANMAGKSTWMKSLGIGLYLAHMGFPVAADSLEFSVREGLYSSINVADNIGLGYSHFYAEVIRVKEAALAAASGARLLLIFDELFKGTNVKDAYDGTLAVTSEFAEYEACLFVVSTHIIEVGEELQSVENIQFRYMPTVLENNIPRYTYRLEEGITADRQGMMIIRNERILEMMET
- a CDS encoding RNA polymerase sigma-70 factor, with the translated sequence MYNSLEEKENQHASEVPIMLSEQLLNKFFDEHYSFLCQVAMHVVDDVEAAKDIVQNFFLYCWEKKSRLKIQGNLKSYAYRSVRNSSLNYLKRLTKVNYDSEYIFTEAVKIPLDSEKERHAIEDKRDKMLWDTIAQMPDKRKEIFLLSQREGLTYVQIAKNLDISVNTVKTHIKLAYVFLRSECKWLVVVIGWLLI